In Dyadobacter subterraneus, a single genomic region encodes these proteins:
- a CDS encoding RagB/SusD family nutrient uptake outer membrane protein: MKILKFYVIASMIILLTACSEDFLDLKPISTATSDNFYKTADDFKNAVNGAYAGLQAAGLAGNSYIFGEIASDNTVAVASGSVTDQDEFDRFYIKTTNPYISGRWNDAYSVIARFNTILDKIGAVTMDENLKNRYIAETKFLRAVVYFDLVRTFGDVPLILKPVSTPDEGYSFGRNPAAEVYTQIEKDLTDAESVLPVSYTGADIGRATKGAAKSYLGKVYLTQKKYSTVVSKLKEVIDQGNYALLPSYADVFKVANKNNKESVFDVQYKSGGTGEGNAWPNSFAPQNSGNAVIAFGGDGNNQPTTDIINAYEAGDLRKDVSVASSYTNATGQVIPDRFIKKYYDVPVAKNDNGNNIPLIRYADVLLMYSEALNEIGYQAAGDAFTYLNMIRTRAGLAPKTSSDVPTQQAFRLAIEQERRVELAFEGQRWFDLVRTDRAITVINGKKDQIRLVNQLTANNLVFPIPQSQIDINKEKIKQNPGY, from the coding sequence ATGAAAATATTAAAATTCTATGTAATTGCTTCGATGATAATCTTATTAACGGCATGCAGTGAAGATTTCCTCGATTTAAAACCAATTTCGACAGCAACCAGCGATAATTTTTATAAAACTGCGGATGATTTTAAAAATGCAGTAAACGGCGCTTATGCCGGTTTGCAGGCTGCTGGTTTGGCAGGAAACAGCTACATTTTTGGGGAAATTGCCTCTGATAATACCGTAGCCGTAGCTTCCGGATCCGTGACTGACCAGGATGAATTCGACCGGTTTTATATCAAAACGACTAACCCATACATTTCCGGCCGGTGGAACGATGCATATAGTGTGATTGCCCGTTTTAATACCATATTGGATAAGATAGGCGCGGTAACCATGGACGAAAACCTCAAAAACAGGTACATAGCGGAGACCAAATTTTTACGTGCTGTTGTTTACTTCGATCTTGTTCGTACGTTCGGTGATGTTCCGCTGATCTTAAAACCGGTTTCCACACCTGATGAAGGTTATTCTTTCGGAAGAAATCCCGCGGCTGAGGTTTACACGCAGATTGAAAAAGATTTAACAGACGCTGAAAGTGTTTTACCTGTTTCTTACACAGGTGCTGACATAGGCAGAGCAACGAAAGGCGCCGCCAAATCATATCTCGGCAAGGTATATCTAACTCAGAAAAAATATTCAACAGTTGTCTCCAAGCTTAAAGAAGTGATCGATCAGGGTAATTATGCCCTGTTGCCATCTTACGCAGACGTTTTTAAAGTAGCCAATAAAAATAATAAAGAATCTGTTTTTGATGTCCAGTACAAATCTGGCGGAACCGGAGAAGGAAATGCCTGGCCAAATTCTTTTGCACCGCAAAACTCAGGGAATGCTGTGATTGCCTTTGGCGGTGATGGCAACAATCAGCCGACTACCGACATTATCAATGCCTATGAAGCTGGCGATCTTCGTAAAGATGTGTCAGTGGCATCATCGTATACCAACGCTACCGGCCAGGTGATCCCGGACAGATTTATTAAAAAATACTACGATGTGCCGGTCGCTAAAAATGACAATGGAAACAATATTCCACTGATTCGCTATGCCGATGTGTTGTTGATGTATTCAGAAGCACTTAATGAAATAGGTTATCAGGCTGCCGGAGATGCATTTACCTACCTGAATATGATTCGTACCCGGGCAGGCTTGGCTCCTAAAACGTCATCTGATGTTCCAACGCAACAGGCGTTTCGTCTGGCCATAGAACAGGAAAGACGTGTTGAACTGGCTTTCGAAGGACAACGCTGGTTTGATCTGGTACGCACGGACAGGGCTATCACCGTCATCAATGGCAAAAAAGATCAGATCAGGCTTGTGAATCAGTTGACGGCTAATAATCTGGTTTTCCCTATTCCACAAAGCCAGATTGATATCAATAAGGAAAAAATAAAACAAAATCCTGGCTATTAA